The following coding sequences lie in one Heyndrickxia oleronia genomic window:
- a CDS encoding ATP-binding cassette domain-containing protein produces MKQEFIELINARENNLKNIDVQIPKGKITIFTGVSGSGKSSIVFDTIAQEAGRQLNETFSSFARQFLPKYSRPEVDEINNLSTAIVVDQKRLGGNARSTLGTATDINSLMRLLFSRFAEPAIGYANAYSFNDPSGMCPKCEGIGKIITLNTDAALDMEKSLNEGAILLSGFAPGTWQWKAYAESGFFDKDKKLKDYTKEEFDQLVYAEPQKVKLNYMGNEMNATYQGIAVKFMQQNVNREKETTKAAAKKLKDYAITCTCPSCEGTRYNEKVMSSKINGYSIYDLTDMQLDELMKILMEIDEPNAKPIIAGIVERLKSLCDIGLSYLTLTRETPTLSGGESQRVKMVKYLSSNLTGLMYIFDEPSTGLHPRDVYRLNELLVKLRDKGNTVLVVEHDPDVIQIADYIIDVGPNAGSGGGNIMYSGSYQGLLSSDTLTAKYLSSKTEINAKPRQVSDFLESRKSSLHNLKNVSLRIPKGVFTAVTGVAGSGKSTLVNEVFAKDFPEAIRIDQSPVHANIRSNPATFSGIMDAIRKAFSDTNNVESGLFSYNSKGACETCGGTGIVQLNLSFMDVMEVECSDCNGSRFKQDVLQYLYKGKNIVEIMEMSVAEALDFFEVKSIQTKLKSMNTVGLGYLSLGQPLNTLSGGECQRLKLAKELNTKGNIYILDEPTTGLHMSDVSNILRIINKLVDKGNTVVVIEHHLDVIRNCDWIIDLGPDGGTAGGEILYEGPPVGILDCERSVTSKYL; encoded by the coding sequence ATGAAGCAGGAATTTATTGAGTTAATTAATGCAAGGGAAAACAATTTGAAAAATATCGATGTGCAGATTCCTAAAGGGAAAATTACTATTTTTACAGGAGTATCTGGTTCAGGAAAGTCATCGATTGTTTTTGATACGATTGCTCAAGAAGCAGGGCGTCAATTAAATGAGACTTTTAGTAGCTTTGCACGTCAGTTTCTACCCAAATACAGTAGGCCAGAGGTTGATGAAATCAATAATCTCTCTACTGCGATTGTAGTTGATCAAAAACGTCTAGGTGGAAATGCGCGGTCTACACTTGGAACGGCGACAGACATTAATTCCTTGATGAGATTGCTTTTTTCTCGTTTTGCCGAGCCAGCTATCGGGTATGCAAATGCCTATTCTTTTAATGATCCTAGTGGTATGTGTCCGAAATGCGAAGGAATTGGAAAAATTATTACATTAAACACGGATGCTGCGCTGGATATGGAAAAGTCTCTAAACGAAGGAGCCATACTACTATCGGGTTTTGCACCGGGTACTTGGCAATGGAAAGCTTATGCTGAATCTGGCTTTTTCGACAAAGATAAAAAATTAAAAGACTATACAAAAGAAGAATTCGATCAATTGGTCTATGCAGAGCCACAAAAAGTAAAGTTAAATTACATGGGTAATGAAATGAACGCAACTTACCAGGGCATAGCAGTAAAATTTATGCAGCAAAATGTGAATAGAGAAAAAGAGACAACGAAAGCTGCCGCGAAGAAACTGAAGGATTATGCAATCACCTGTACATGTCCCTCCTGTGAAGGCACTCGATATAACGAGAAAGTGATGTCTTCTAAAATAAATGGCTATTCTATTTATGATCTAACAGACATGCAGTTAGATGAGTTAATGAAGATTCTAATGGAAATAGATGAACCTAATGCTAAACCGATTATCGCTGGTATTGTAGAACGGTTAAAAAGCCTGTGTGATATCGGATTAAGTTATTTGACTCTCACTAGGGAAACGCCAACCTTATCTGGTGGTGAGTCGCAAAGGGTAAAAATGGTGAAATATTTGTCTAGCAACTTAACAGGGTTAATGTACATATTTGATGAACCAAGCACTGGACTTCACCCACGTGATGTTTACCGGTTAAATGAATTGCTTGTCAAGTTACGTGACAAGGGCAATACCGTTTTAGTTGTGGAGCATGACCCGGATGTTATCCAAATTGCAGACTATATTATTGATGTGGGACCGAATGCAGGCTCTGGTGGAGGCAATATTATGTATAGTGGCAGTTACCAGGGTTTACTATCTTCTGATACATTAACAGCGAAGTATTTAAGCAGTAAAACGGAAATCAATGCAAAACCAAGACAGGTTTCTGATTTTCTGGAAAGTAGAAAAAGTAGCCTTCATAATTTGAAAAACGTCAGCCTTCGCATACCAAAAGGGGTTTTCACTGCTGTTACGGGAGTAGCGGGATCTGGTAAAAGTACGCTAGTCAATGAAGTTTTTGCAAAAGATTTTCCGGAGGCGATTCGCATTGACCAAAGCCCGGTCCATGCTAATATTCGTTCGAATCCTGCAACCTTTTCCGGCATTATGGATGCCATCCGCAAGGCATTTTCAGACACTAATAATGTAGAAAGCGGATTATTTAGCTACAATTCAAAGGGTGCCTGTGAAACTTGTGGTGGAACTGGAATTGTCCAGCTCAATCTATCCTTTATGGATGTTATGGAAGTAGAATGTAGTGATTGTAATGGCAGTCGATTCAAGCAGGATGTGCTCCAATACTTATATAAGGGTAAGAATATTGTAGAAATCATGGAGATGTCCGTCGCTGAAGCTTTAGATTTCTTCGAAGTAAAAAGCATTCAGACCAAGCTGAAAAGCATGAACACAGTTGGTCTAGGTTATCTGTCATTAGGACAGCCTCTAAACACATTATCCGGTGGTGAATGTCAAAGACTGAAACTAGCAAAGGAACTGAACACAAAGGGGAACATATATATACTTGATGAACCAACTACAGGATTGCATATGTCAGATGTCTCTAACATTCTGCGTATTATTAATAAACTAGTTGATAAAGGGAATACAGTGGTAGTCATTGAACATCATCTAGACGTCATCCGCAATTGTGATTGGATCATAGATTTAGGTCCAGATGGTGGTACGGCTGGTGGAGAAATCCTTTATGAAGGCCCACCAGTGGGCATCCTGGATTGTGAGAGATCAGTAACGTCGAAGTATCTATAA
- a CDS encoding vWA domain-containing protein, with protein sequence MKKLLGMLIIVLLLLVGCQGEKVTNKENTDSKKTEKASATQKKEENNWQSNLNDIQLDSTIEALKEQKAGILVKDTTKEQEIKETALFPTEMDSEQKEKLTDQLKLLTKETKDPEMLKKGLIYLLGSPYYKDAIEPVEAFTPNFEEPDLPEPEKTTNTETAEAKNSKAIILLDASSSMLQQVGGKMKMEIAKDAVKRFAKTIGQSSEVSLIVYGHVGSSADKDMKKSCSAIEEKYTMGKYDEKTFVTAVNSFQAKGWTPLAGAIKKAKEMSKAYDADTTIYIVSDGAETCEGNPVKEAKAFASENSEYKVNIIGFDVDSKSEDQLKKVAEAGNGKYFSANNPNDLSKTIETQWLPSAGDLAWSFTKAPGPWEILAEQKRVDTLSEPLKNVISRENDRFTQAIQLMEENQWIDSETSSTLRDWKSERNEQLRNIASQLSQEKYTEINDRASEIDKKVKEWTDRMWKLRKESGKTW encoded by the coding sequence ATGAAAAAGCTGTTAGGAATGTTAATCATCGTTCTTTTGCTGCTTGTCGGCTGCCAGGGTGAAAAAGTCACCAATAAAGAAAACACTGATTCCAAAAAGACAGAAAAGGCATCAGCGACGCAAAAGAAAGAGGAAAATAATTGGCAATCAAACCTAAACGATATTCAGTTGGACTCGACAATAGAGGCTTTAAAGGAGCAGAAGGCTGGAATTTTAGTAAAAGATACGACGAAGGAACAAGAAATAAAAGAAACGGCATTGTTCCCGACCGAAATGGACAGTGAACAAAAGGAGAAGCTGACCGACCAATTAAAGTTATTAACTAAAGAAACGAAGGACCCGGAAATGCTAAAAAAAGGGCTGATCTATTTACTTGGAAGTCCCTATTATAAGGATGCTATTGAACCGGTAGAAGCATTTACACCTAACTTTGAAGAACCAGATTTGCCGGAACCAGAGAAGACGACGAATACAGAAACTGCGGAAGCGAAAAACTCAAAAGCAATCATATTACTGGATGCGAGCTCAAGTATGCTGCAACAGGTTGGCGGCAAAATGAAGATGGAAATTGCTAAAGATGCAGTCAAACGTTTTGCGAAAACCATTGGTCAATCCAGTGAAGTTTCTCTTATTGTATATGGTCATGTTGGGAGTTCAGCTGATAAAGATATGAAAAAATCATGCAGTGCTATTGAAGAGAAATATACGATGGGGAAATACGACGAAAAAACGTTTGTCACAGCAGTAAATTCCTTTCAAGCGAAAGGCTGGACACCACTTGCGGGAGCGATAAAGAAAGCGAAGGAAATGTCTAAGGCCTATGATGCTGATACGACCATTTATATCGTCAGTGACGGTGCAGAAACTTGCGAAGGGAATCCAGTCAAAGAAGCGAAAGCATTCGCATCTGAAAATAGTGAGTATAAAGTAAACATTATCGGCTTTGATGTTGATTCAAAATCAGAAGATCAATTAAAGAAAGTGGCGGAAGCAGGAAACGGTAAGTATTTTTCTGCTAATAATCCAAATGACTTAAGCAAAACAATAGAAACACAGTGGCTACCTTCAGCGGGTGATCTTGCATGGTCATTTACAAAGGCTCCTGGTCCATGGGAAATTTTAGCGGAGCAAAAACGAGTTGATACGCTAAGTGAACCTTTGAAAAATGTGATATCACGAGAAAATGATAGGTTTACGCAAGCCATCCAGTTAATGGAGGAAAACCAGTGGATCGATTCGGAAACATCGTCCACCCTCCGAGATTGGAAATCGGAAAGAAACGAACAACTACGAAATATTGCTTCCCAACTATCTCAAGAAAAATATACCGAAATCAATGACAGAGCCAGTGAAATCGATAAAAAGGTAAAAGAATGGACAGATAGAATGTGGAAACTCAGAAAAGAAAGCGGCAAAACGTGGTAG
- a CDS encoding PQQ-dependent sugar dehydrogenase produces MIKVKVRLRPLISKINLPTVMKTTILPGDSMERLFIATQVGEIFYIGNGDIRTFLDIRPQVIKLGSSEPGVSGRGYDERGLLGMAFHPHFYYNGLFYLHYSVAGTQGPGALPKPFKPDPCDPSTLNLKWINRETQYEHIDTVEEWMLQRNGQPQKRRTLLNLRRPFFNHNGVNSLNFSPETGKLVFTNGDGGAGYDPFNLSQDDMEIFGKIIEIDVNKDTNIHTPPVVTRFNELPVPIRETLTVIAKGVRNIPGISFQRFGNQYIKYVGNVGQDLIESIFSFVHYKPIPVTHLIQAALTKSPLNHEGFINFGWRGWEGVLPTSTIRNCSADPTLKEKTIAYYDEAVNTSVSRLQPLTSYFHKDPRPDKFAGTALTGVQAYMGDGIPHLKGSVVFTDLARKEEARPPVKGVLAYTRGNDFSVIETDYNFGSESAYYVSLGTNMDQTRLYLGVYGSMKVTDLNQGRVMEIVL; encoded by the coding sequence TTGATCAAAGTAAAGGTTCGTTTACGGCCCCTTATTAGTAAGATTAATTTGCCCACTGTGATGAAAACGACTATACTGCCAGGTGACTCAATGGAAAGATTATTTATTGCAACCCAGGTCGGAGAGATCTTTTACATAGGTAACGGCGATATTCGAACTTTTTTAGATATTCGCCCTCAAGTTATCAAACTAGGTTCCTCTGAACCAGGGGTTTCCGGCCGTGGCTATGATGAACGGGGATTGCTGGGAATGGCGTTTCATCCACATTTTTATTATAACGGTTTGTTTTATCTACATTATTCGGTAGCAGGCACACAAGGACCTGGTGCTCTTCCCAAACCCTTTAAGCCTGACCCGTGTGATCCCAGCACGTTAAACCTAAAGTGGATAAATAGAGAGACCCAGTATGAGCATATTGATACAGTAGAAGAATGGATGTTACAGAGAAATGGTCAACCGCAAAAACGACGGACATTGCTTAACTTGAGAAGACCTTTTTTTAATCATAATGGTGTGAATAGCTTGAACTTTTCACCTGAAACAGGAAAGCTTGTTTTCACAAACGGAGATGGGGGAGCAGGCTATGATCCATTTAATTTAAGTCAGGATGATATGGAGATATTCGGTAAAATCATCGAAATCGATGTTAATAAGGATACAAATATCCATACCCCACCCGTCGTCACACGCTTTAATGAGCTGCCGGTCCCCATTCGAGAAACCCTTACCGTTATCGCCAAAGGAGTTCGCAATATACCAGGGATATCATTTCAAAGATTTGGGAATCAGTATATCAAATATGTGGGAAATGTCGGACAGGATTTGATCGAGTCGATTTTTTCTTTCGTCCATTATAAACCTATACCAGTTACTCACCTCATTCAAGCTGCTTTAACGAAATCTCCCCTTAACCATGAAGGATTTATTAACTTTGGCTGGCGGGGATGGGAAGGTGTTTTACCAACTTCAACGATAAGGAATTGCTCTGCAGACCCGACCTTGAAAGAGAAAACGATTGCTTATTACGATGAAGCAGTAAATACCTCAGTGAGTCGCCTTCAGCCTCTAACTAGTTATTTTCATAAAGATCCTCGCCCCGATAAGTTTGCCGGAACTGCACTTACAGGAGTGCAAGCCTATATGGGAGATGGAATCCCACATTTAAAAGGAAGCGTTGTGTTCACCGATCTTGCCCGAAAAGAAGAAGCACGACCTCCAGTTAAAGGTGTTCTAGCCTATACCAGGGGAAATGATTTTAGTGTGATTGAAACTGATTATAACTTTGGTTCAGAGTCAGCTTATTATGTTAGTTTGGGAACGAATATGGATCAAACTAGACTTTATTTAGGGGTATATGGCTCTATGAAAGTGACGGATTTAAACCAAGGTAGGGTGATGGAGATTGTTTTGTGA
- a CDS encoding VOC family protein produces MGRLVHFEIHVDDMERAKKFYGEVFSWRFEDWSEYAGMPYFGAVTGEDHELGINGALMKRQSPPPEANQPLNGFACTMGVEDYDATEAKILSNGGKIAMPKYALPGMAWQGYYIDTEGNIFGIHQPDENAK; encoded by the coding sequence ATGGGGAGACTAGTTCATTTCGAAATTCATGTCGATGATATGGAACGGGCGAAGAAGTTTTATGGAGAGGTTTTTAGTTGGAGATTTGAAGATTGGAGCGAGTATGCAGGAATGCCTTATTTCGGGGCTGTGACTGGTGAAGATCATGAGCTTGGCATTAACGGAGCTTTGATGAAACGTCAGAGTCCTCCTCCAGAAGCGAATCAGCCTTTAAATGGTTTTGCTTGTACAATGGGAGTGGAGGATTACGATGCTACTGAAGCAAAAATTTTGAGTAATGGTGGCAAAATTGCCATGCCAAAGTATGCGCTACCTGGAATGGCATGGCAGGGCTATTATATTGATACGGAAGGGAATATCTTTGGCATCCATCAACCGGATGAGAATGCAAAGTAG
- a CDS encoding nuclear transport factor 2 family protein produces MIELSIEQHDTPTYTLKEKAVDFLQLVASGQVRDAYQKHIGPNFLHHNPFFCGDADSLMLAMEEDAANNPQKILEVKRAIEEADTVAVHSHVRQNPDDLGWAIIHIFRFQDNQIVEMWDVGQAVPENSPNENGAF; encoded by the coding sequence ATGATTGAATTGAGTATAGAACAGCACGATACACCTACTTACACGTTAAAGGAGAAAGCCGTGGATTTTCTACAGCTTGTCGCATCCGGGCAAGTTCGCGACGCCTATCAAAAACACATAGGTCCTAATTTTCTACACCACAACCCTTTTTTCTGTGGCGATGCCGATTCCCTCATGCTCGCGATGGAAGAGGATGCTGCCAATAATCCTCAAAAGATTCTTGAGGTCAAACGGGCCATTGAAGAGGCAGATACCGTTGCGGTTCACTCCCATGTGAGGCAAAATCCTGATGACCTTGGATGGGCTATTATCCATATTTTCCGTTTCCAAGATAACCAAATCGTTGAAATGTGGGATGTAGGACAAGCGGTACCAGAGAATAGCCCTAACGAGAATGGGGCGTTTTAA
- a CDS encoding ester cyclase → MTPEQVVRNFLEIVRSGENPEFSNELMADSVMAHQVVSEEEQTIQRTPQEYAEHVKEMIETYGNFSFEIQEFISQGNKVYVRWKQEGKHQGNIGKYQTTGLPLVELASAVYRVEDEKIAEYWIQIDRLGIIKQLERNASN, encoded by the coding sequence ATGACACCAGAACAAGTTGTGAGGAACTTTTTAGAGATAGTCCGATCAGGTGAGAATCCGGAATTTTCAAATGAATTAATGGCAGATAGTGTAATGGCACATCAAGTTGTATCTGAAGAAGAACAAACAATTCAAAGAACACCACAAGAATATGCAGAACACGTAAAAGAAATGATTGAAACATATGGTAACTTTTCATTTGAGATTCAAGAGTTTATTTCTCAAGGAAATAAAGTATACGTAAGGTGGAAGCAAGAAGGGAAACATCAAGGGAATATTGGGAAATATCAAACCACTGGACTACCATTAGTTGAATTAGCAAGTGCAGTGTATAGAGTGGAAGACGAAAAAATTGCTGAGTATTGGATACAAATAGATCGATTAGGTATAATTAAACAGCTTGAACGTAATGCTTCTAATTAA
- a CDS encoding TetR/AcrR family transcriptional regulator, whose protein sequence is MARLREFDEEKALDAAMHLFWEKGYSATSLSDLTAKMGIQRPSLYAAFGDKEGLFEAALRRYTKLHASKVRIKLQNRPVKEGIRTFFEELVEEEYKKETDKGCFCINTMVELASHNEKFEILTREHQMYLSVLFQELIDEGVRNGEFTNNLNSKALAQMLVTSLVGLTVMIKSRPERSFIDNSLAVILTVLDQ, encoded by the coding sequence ATGGCTCGACTACGTGAGTTTGATGAGGAAAAAGCTTTAGATGCAGCTATGCACCTTTTCTGGGAAAAAGGATATTCAGCTACTTCCTTAAGCGATTTAACTGCAAAAATGGGCATACAGCGTCCAAGTTTATACGCAGCTTTTGGTGACAAAGAAGGTTTGTTTGAAGCTGCATTACGAAGGTATACAAAATTGCATGCTTCCAAAGTTCGTATCAAACTGCAAAATAGACCTGTTAAAGAAGGGATTCGAACTTTTTTTGAAGAGCTAGTAGAGGAGGAGTATAAGAAAGAAACGGACAAGGGATGTTTTTGTATAAATACAATGGTAGAATTAGCTTCCCATAATGAAAAGTTTGAAATTTTGACTAGGGAACATCAGATGTATCTTTCAGTCCTATTTCAGGAATTAATTGACGAAGGAGTTAGAAATGGGGAATTTACAAATAATCTAAATTCTAAAGCATTAGCACAGATGCTAGTCACTTCATTAGTTGGACTTACAGTTATGATAAAATCTCGTCCGGAACGCTCATTCATAGATAATTCTTTAGCGGTAATATTGACAGTATTAGACCAATAA
- a CDS encoding MFS transporter, with amino-acid sequence MDRKEQISTTSNLHNSQLQLGRSTVMTRYLTFLFAIACGVAVANIYFAHPLLTAISDEFNIQHSIIGTVISITQICYALGLVFLVPLGDLINPRKLIIVQMLLLVLALFFIGISPTSTFLFIGMALVGFLATVTQTLVAFASTLSNPTERGRILGIVTSGVVIGILLARTFAGVLTDFSGWRSVYLTAAAILFLIICLLYRILPNYKNRQSHLSYPHLLHSVLLLFVQERILWIRGILGFFIFTSFSILWTSLVLPLSAAPYHLSHTAIGAFGIAGVAGALAAMKAGNLADKGKGQRTTAIALFLLLISWIPISMINYSLFLLVIGVILLDLAVQAIHVTNQSIIFTVRPEARSRLTAAYMIFYSIGSASGAIFSTYVYAKYGWNGVCILGATISGLALLFWAITFFKEYHEKGI; translated from the coding sequence ATGGATAGGAAAGAACAGATATCAACAACTTCTAACCTTCATAATAGTCAATTACAGTTAGGTCGTAGTACAGTTATGACCCGTTATTTAACATTCTTATTTGCAATAGCTTGCGGGGTAGCAGTTGCCAATATTTACTTTGCTCATCCTCTATTGACTGCAATATCAGATGAATTTAATATTCAACATTCCATTATTGGAACAGTAATTTCTATCACTCAAATATGCTACGCACTCGGATTAGTATTCCTAGTGCCACTTGGAGACCTAATAAACCCTCGAAAACTCATTATTGTTCAAATGCTTTTATTAGTTTTAGCTCTTTTTTTTATTGGGATTTCTCCCACAAGTACATTCCTTTTTATTGGTATGGCCTTAGTAGGTTTCCTAGCGACTGTTACACAGACACTTGTAGCATTTGCATCAACACTGTCTAATCCTACAGAACGTGGTCGTATACTAGGTATTGTTACAAGTGGCGTAGTAATTGGCATTCTCCTTGCTCGGACATTTGCTGGAGTATTGACAGACTTTAGTGGTTGGCGTTCAGTATATCTTACTGCAGCTGCCATTCTGTTTTTGATAATATGTTTACTATACAGAATATTACCAAATTACAAAAACAGACAATCACATTTGTCTTATCCACATTTATTACATTCTGTCCTCTTATTATTCGTACAGGAGAGAATTTTATGGATTCGCGGTATATTAGGATTTTTTATTTTTACTTCCTTTAGTATTTTATGGACTTCTTTGGTATTACCACTTAGTGCAGCTCCGTATCATCTTTCACATACTGCTATTGGAGCATTTGGAATAGCTGGGGTTGCAGGAGCACTAGCTGCTATGAAAGCCGGAAATCTAGCAGATAAAGGAAAAGGCCAACGAACAACTGCCATAGCTCTGTTTCTATTATTAATATCATGGATACCTATAAGTATGATTAATTACTCATTATTTTTACTAGTTATTGGAGTTATTCTGCTAGACCTAGCAGTACAGGCTATACATGTTACAAACCAAAGTATAATTTTCACAGTACGTCCTGAAGCAAGAAGTCGGCTTACTGCTGCTTATATGATTTTTTATTCCATTGGTAGTGCATCAGGGGCAATTTTTTCAACATATGTTTATGCAAAGTATGGATGGAATGGAGTATGTATTTTAGGTGCTACTATCAGTGGTTTAGCTCTTTTATTTTGGGCAATAACTTTTTTTAAGGAGTATCATGAGAAGGGCATATAA
- a CDS encoding GNAT family N-acetyltransferase: protein MKTTELPKVYLRELTLNDVEDRFRWCLDKEVTKHLNMPEKYPPFSKEETMSWIKMCINKTNGYEQKAIETEEGKHIGWIDLKNIDKLNKHAELGVAIGDKTYWGKGYGFSAMKEMLQWGFNELDLNKIWLRVEVDNEKAIKSYKRIGYVEEGILRQDRLRNGEFVDRLRMSILRHEFFC from the coding sequence ATGAAAACAACTGAATTACCGAAAGTCTATTTAAGAGAATTAACTCTTAATGATGTTGAAGACCGTTTTCGATGGTGTCTTGATAAAGAAGTCACAAAGCATTTAAATATGCCAGAGAAATATCCACCTTTTAGTAAAGAAGAAACTATGAGTTGGATTAAAATGTGCATTAACAAAACAAACGGATATGAACAAAAAGCCATCGAAACAGAAGAAGGAAAGCATATCGGTTGGATAGATTTGAAAAACATAGATAAACTCAATAAACACGCCGAATTAGGAGTAGCAATAGGTGATAAAACCTACTGGGGTAAAGGTTATGGGTTCTCCGCAATGAAAGAGATGCTTCAATGGGGTTTTAATGAATTAGACCTTAACAAGATTTGGCTTAGAGTAGAAGTTGATAATGAAAAGGCAATAAAGTCTTATAAGAGAATTGGGTACGTTGAGGAAGGTATATTGAGACAAGACAGATTAAGAAATGGTGAATTTGTTGACCGTTTAAGAATGAGTATTCTTCGACACGAGTTCTTCTGTTAA
- a CDS encoding DnaB-like helicase C-terminal domain-containing protein, with protein sequence MSVVEKTFLGSLIKAEYLLHDTVIQPDHLESERHKELMRRMVTLKREGRNIDLLSFTTLPDLESFGGMSYLTELLSYADIKKFNDTETLILELWKEREKRNILTLAAMNDWEIAKVIAELDKINQSKMEDHTSIHQALLRIYEAPWEEQLHAKGVTTGIKKLDLMTGGFQGGEVTIVAGRPSMGKTDVMLHFAKISGWAGFLPLVFSLEMPEKLITSRLMASTGGFNRAKMRDPKRMLTQTQKKKWSDVIGDLDETNMQIFDGAGQTVAVMRAKTRKLMYEFPSKKPVVFIDYLTLIQANEFYGGNPHLQVTEISKALKTMAKDFDCPVICLAQLNRLVETRANKRPMMSDIRESGSVEQDADIILFLYREAYYDKDSEDHSLEMIVSKNRNGPVGTIKVNYNEHTGAIEDRKEQNSKSS encoded by the coding sequence ATGAGTGTTGTGGAAAAAACGTTTCTAGGAAGCTTGATAAAAGCGGAATACTTGCTTCACGATACCGTCATCCAGCCAGATCATTTGGAAAGTGAACGGCACAAAGAGCTAATGAGAAGAATGGTGACGTTAAAGCGGGAGGGAAGGAATATTGATCTGCTATCCTTTACTACCTTACCTGATCTCGAATCATTTGGTGGCATGTCTTATTTAACCGAGCTTTTATCTTATGCAGATATAAAGAAATTTAATGACACGGAGACGCTCATTCTTGAGCTCTGGAAGGAGCGGGAAAAAAGAAACATCTTAACGCTTGCAGCGATGAATGATTGGGAGATTGCGAAAGTCATTGCCGAATTGGATAAAATAAATCAATCGAAAATGGAGGACCATACTTCTATACATCAAGCATTGCTGAGAATTTATGAGGCACCATGGGAAGAGCAGCTTCATGCGAAAGGTGTGACAACAGGGATCAAAAAGCTTGATCTCATGACTGGTGGCTTTCAGGGTGGAGAAGTGACGATTGTAGCAGGGAGACCCTCGATGGGAAAAACCGATGTGATGCTTCATTTTGCCAAAATATCTGGTTGGGCGGGGTTTTTGCCACTCGTCTTTTCCTTAGAAATGCCTGAAAAACTAATCACCTCTCGATTAATGGCCTCGACAGGAGGATTTAACCGTGCAAAAATGCGGGATCCGAAAAGAATGCTCACGCAAACTCAAAAGAAAAAATGGTCGGATGTCATTGGTGATCTTGATGAAACCAATATGCAAATCTTTGATGGGGCAGGGCAAACCGTAGCTGTAATGAGAGCGAAAACAAGAAAGCTAATGTATGAATTTCCATCGAAGAAACCAGTCGTTTTTATCGATTACTTAACCTTGATCCAAGCAAATGAATTTTACGGAGGGAATCCCCATTTACAGGTAACGGAAATATCAAAAGCCCTCAAAACGATGGCAAAGGATTTTGACTGCCCCGTCATTTGCTTGGCACAGCTCAATCGATTAGTCGAAACGAGAGCCAATAAACGTCCGATGATGTCCGATATTCGCGAATCAGGCAGTGTCGAACAGGATGCCGATATCATATTGTTCTTATATCGCGAAGCCTATTATGACAAGGATTCCGAGGATCATTCCCTTGAAATGATTGTCTCGAAAAACCGAAATGGACCAGTCGGGACAATCAAGGTGAATTACAACGAGCATACAGGGGCGATTGAGGATCGGAAAGAACAGAATTCGAAATCCAGTTAA